The Deinococcus carri genome contains a region encoding:
- a CDS encoding CBS and ACT domain-containing protein has translation MLVSDWMTPDPITVTPETPVMDALRILKERGFRRLPVMEGERLVGITTRKDLKDAMPSKATTLSVWELNYLLSKLTVSEMMARPVITAHEDEYMEDAALRMQEHGVGGLPVLNDAGRMTGIITITDVLRAFIDIMGLKEGGTRLTLDMPDTPGSLARAASAAQPSNIISVATYGHHAQGETPRRRFVMRVTGQDARDARERAQAAGIDVLD, from the coding sequence ATGCTCGTCAGCGACTGGATGACCCCGGATCCCATCACCGTCACACCCGAAACGCCCGTCATGGACGCCCTGCGGATTCTGAAGGAGCGGGGCTTCCGCCGCCTGCCGGTGATGGAGGGGGAGCGGCTGGTGGGCATCACCACCCGCAAGGACCTCAAGGACGCCATGCCCAGCAAGGCCACCACCCTGAGCGTCTGGGAGTTGAACTACCTGCTGAGCAAGCTGACCGTCAGCGAGATGATGGCCCGGCCCGTGATCACCGCGCACGAGGACGAGTACATGGAAGACGCCGCGCTGCGGATGCAGGAACACGGCGTGGGCGGCCTGCCGGTGCTGAACGACGCCGGGCGGATGACGGGCATCATCACCATCACCGACGTGCTGCGCGCCTTTATCGACATCATGGGCCTGAAGGAGGGCGGCACGCGCCTGACGCTGGACATGCCCGACACCCCCGGCAGCCTCGCCCGCGCCGCCAGCGCCGCCCAGCCCAGCAACATCATCAGCGTGGCGACCTACGGCCACCATGCCCAGGGCGAAACCCCCCGCCGCCGCTTCGTGATGCGCGTGACCGGCCAGGACGCGCGGGACGCCCGCGAGCGTGCCCAGGCCGCGGGCATCGACGTGCTGGACTGA
- a CDS encoding OmpH family outer membrane protein, whose translation MRKAFLLLPLALLATVPHAQQKGRRVGFVDVQQAVTALPGNSAYLTLSKKVDNDLKAKQDSIRKLATRAASTRSNADLQALQKAQQSFVSAQKGYQQRLATEFKPLASRINSAVASVAKANGYSVVMDRRVAAQTNLVVYANSPATDLTAAVIKALKK comes from the coding sequence ATGAGAAAAGCCTTTCTGCTCCTGCCGCTGGCGCTGCTGGCCACCGTCCCGCATGCCCAGCAAAAGGGCCGCCGCGTGGGCTTCGTGGACGTGCAGCAGGCTGTGACGGCCCTGCCCGGCAACAGCGCCTACCTCACCCTCAGCAAGAAGGTCGACAACGACCTGAAGGCCAAGCAGGACAGCATCCGGAAACTCGCCACCCGTGCGGCCAGCACGCGCAGCAACGCCGACCTTCAGGCCCTCCAGAAGGCCCAGCAGAGCTTCGTGAGCGCGCAGAAGGGCTACCAGCAGCGCCTGGCCACCGAGTTCAAGCCGCTGGCCTCCCGCATCAATTCGGCGGTGGCGAGCGTCGCCAAGGCCAACGGCTACAGCGTGGTGATGGACCGCCGCGTGGCCGCGCAGACCAATCTGGTCGTGTACGCCAACAGCCCGGCCACCGACCTGACCGCCGCCGTGATCAAGGCCCTCAAGAAATAA
- the holA gene encoding DNA polymerase III subunit delta, whose product MPLIAFSGNRFLAEETLRDTLAARGLNVRDLPRLAGEEVSAESVGPLLAPSLFGDGGVVVDLAGVKPEKALLELLASAPVTVAVLDETPPATRLKLYDSRGEHHPSPAPQKTGDVAGWVAQRARKTGLKLDREAALYLAEVFGPDLTGIAGELNKLTLLDPPLTAERVRQVVGREPPGDSFAMLGAATTGRPGEAVTQLRRLLENGEDPFKLMGAVVWQYSLVARCLALTQEEGRVTEAQAAQRLGIKPYPAKKALEVARRLSESKIRAHLARILDADLAMKRGLDPAVTLERLIVQLSL is encoded by the coding sequence ATGCCCCTGATCGCCTTCAGCGGCAACCGTTTTCTGGCCGAGGAGACGCTGCGCGACACCCTCGCCGCGCGTGGCCTGAACGTGCGCGACCTGCCCCGGCTCGCGGGCGAGGAGGTCAGTGCCGAGAGCGTGGGGCCGCTGCTGGCCCCCAGCCTGTTCGGGGACGGGGGCGTGGTGGTGGACCTCGCGGGCGTGAAGCCCGAGAAGGCGCTGCTGGAGCTGCTCGCCTCAGCCCCGGTCACGGTGGCCGTGCTGGACGAGACGCCGCCCGCCACGCGCCTCAAGCTGTACGACTCACGCGGCGAACATCACCCCTCGCCCGCCCCACAGAAGACCGGGGACGTGGCCGGCTGGGTGGCGCAGCGGGCCAGAAAGACCGGCCTGAAGCTGGACCGGGAGGCCGCCCTCTACCTCGCGGAGGTCTTCGGCCCCGACCTGACCGGCATCGCCGGGGAACTGAACAAGCTGACCCTGCTCGACCCGCCCCTGACCGCCGAGCGGGTGCGGCAGGTGGTGGGGCGCGAGCCGCCGGGCGATTCCTTTGCCATGCTGGGGGCGGCGACCACCGGGCGGCCCGGCGAGGCCGTCACGCAACTGCGCCGATTGCTGGAGAATGGTGAGGACCCCTTCAAGCTGATGGGCGCGGTGGTGTGGCAGTACAGCCTGGTCGCCCGCTGCCTGGCCCTGACCCAGGAGGAGGGCCGCGTCACCGAGGCCCAGGCCGCCCAGCGCCTCGGCATCAAGCCCTACCCCGCCAAAAAGGCCCTGGAGGTCGCGCGCCGCCTGAGCGAGAGCAAGATTCGCGCCCACCTCGCCCGCATCCTCGACGCCGACCTCGCCATGAAGCGCGGCCTCGACCCCGCCGTGACGCTGGAGCGCCTGATCGTGCAACTGAGCCTGTGA
- a CDS encoding serine/threonine-protein kinase — translation MGRVPQVPDPSLLDAQVPGNPRVLAVRSGIQSEVGEWCGQPVFIKTLLTDDPQTALRFDHEGQIAASLKHPLVVSLLAREAGRLIFPLVPGITLRERIEAGPLTPAEGVDVAAGLLRAVAHLHERGVTHHDLKPENVLLAGGDVRGEHVRLVDFGMSHSRALPQDVHSGTRLGTPHFMAPEQFRGVRGDGRSDLYSVGVLLFDALAGHPPHEDALGWLVGLSPQCAPLPGPAELHPLLHAALSRDPQDRPQTAAEMYAALTDAACALGLEVPGLLDPGPDAPDREAACP, via the coding sequence ATGGGCCGCGTGCCCCAGGTTCCTGACCCGTCTCTGCTGGATGCCCAGGTTCCCGGGAACCCGCGGGTGCTGGCCGTTCGCAGCGGCATCCAGAGCGAGGTGGGCGAGTGGTGCGGCCAGCCGGTCTTCATCAAGACGCTGCTCACCGACGACCCGCAGACCGCCCTGCGCTTTGACCACGAGGGGCAGATTGCCGCGAGCCTGAAGCATCCGCTGGTCGTGTCGCTGCTGGCACGGGAGGCGGGCCGCCTGATCTTTCCGCTCGTCCCCGGCATCACCCTGCGCGAGCGGATCGAGGCTGGCCCCCTGACTCCCGCCGAGGGGGTGGACGTGGCGGCGGGCCTGCTGCGGGCGGTGGCCCACCTGCACGAGCGGGGTGTCACCCACCATGACCTCAAGCCGGAGAACGTGCTGCTGGCCGGGGGCGACGTGCGTGGGGAGCACGTTCGACTGGTGGATTTCGGCATGAGCCATTCACGGGCGTTGCCGCAGGACGTTCACAGCGGCACGCGCCTGGGCACGCCGCACTTCATGGCCCCCGAGCAGTTCCGGGGCGTGCGCGGCGACGGGCGCAGCGACCTCTATTCGGTCGGCGTCCTGCTGTTCGATGCCCTGGCCGGCCATCCCCCCCACGAGGACGCGCTGGGGTGGCTGGTCGGCCTCTCGCCGCAGTGTGCGCCCCTGCCCGGCCCCGCCGAACTGCATCCCCTCCTGCACGCGGCCCTGTCCCGCGACCCGCAGGACCGCCCGCAGACCGCCGCCGAGATGTATGCGGCGCTGACCGACGCGGCCTGTGCCCTGGGGCTGGAGGTGCCGGGCCTGCTGGACCCCGGCCCGGACGCGCCCGACCGGGAGGCCGCATGCCCCTGA
- a CDS encoding OmpH family outer membrane protein, translating into MKMNAKALAPIALVAAFGLGSLAPHAQTTPQKIGFVDVQKVLAAHPNDKDIKAIQTQANNELGALDKQIREIDAKGTAATAADKDKRTQLISTAQAKAKAFDTQMQPKVDAVEKAVDTAISSAAKANGYSIVMDRAVAAQGLVVYADGTTDLTDAALKALKP; encoded by the coding sequence ATGAAGATGAACGCCAAGGCGCTCGCCCCCATCGCCCTCGTGGCCGCGTTCGGCCTGGGGAGCCTGGCTCCGCACGCCCAGACCACCCCCCAGAAGATCGGCTTCGTGGACGTGCAGAAGGTGCTGGCCGCCCACCCCAACGATAAGGACATCAAGGCCATCCAGACCCAGGCCAACAACGAACTGGGCGCGCTGGACAAGCAGATCAGGGAAATCGACGCCAAGGGCACTGCGGCGACCGCTGCAGACAAGGACAAGCGCACCCAGCTGATCAGCACGGCGCAGGCCAAGGCCAAGGCCTTCGACACGCAGATGCAGCCCAAGGTCGACGCGGTCGAGAAGGCCGTGGACACGGCCATCAGCAGCGCCGCCAAGGCCAACGGTTACAGCATCGTGATGGACCGCGCCGTGGCTGCGCAGGGCCTGGTGGTCTACGCCGATGGCACCACCGACCTGACCGACGCCGCGCTCAAGGCCCTCAAGCCCTGA
- a CDS encoding carboxymuconolactone decarboxylase family protein has translation MTDDTAPTPARQQIFGQQEGRILERLAALDPDLMRYVRDFAYDTVYERPGLDLRSKELIACALLVSLGSPDELRTHLRGALRAGASEQEVRETLLLCVPYLGFPRVVAAFAQLQALLDGQKKAPTREE, from the coding sequence ATGACCGACGACACCGCCCCGACCCCGGCCCGCCAACAGATTTTCGGCCAGCAGGAAGGGCGCATCCTGGAGCGCCTCGCGGCCCTGGACCCCGACTTGATGCGCTATGTGCGCGATTTTGCCTATGACACGGTGTACGAGCGCCCCGGCCTGGACCTCCGCAGCAAGGAACTGATCGCCTGCGCCCTGCTGGTGTCGCTGGGCAGCCCGGACGAACTGCGCACCCACCTGCGCGGGGCGCTGCGGGCCGGGGCCAGCGAGCAGGAGGTGCGCGAAACCCTGCTGCTGTGCGTGCCCTACCTGGGCTTTCCCCGCGTCGTAGCCGCCTTCGCGCAGCTTCAGGCGCTGCTGGACGGGCAGAAAAAAGCCCCCACCCGCGAGGAGTGA